One part of the Neodiprion virginianus isolate iyNeoVirg1 chromosome 3, iyNeoVirg1.1, whole genome shotgun sequence genome encodes these proteins:
- the LOC124300399 gene encoding mitochondrial basic amino acids transporter isoform X2 produces the protein MVGHPLDTIKVHIQTQDFRNPKYTGTWNCFRTIVARDSVAGLYRGMSSPMVGVAFVNAIVFGVYGNTQRQLSEPESLYSHFIAGAMAGIAQSPVCSSMELAKTRLQLQTGNGPQFSGPVHCLRHIYRNEGFRGIFKGLGVTFLREAPGYGIYFFTYEALTRSSSPAPISTFNMLMAGGLAGTASWIVTYPVDVIKSRLQAEVTGRYSGALDCLRQSVSAEGYACLFKGLNSTIIRAFPTNAATFTVVTWAFRLLGNAPAEAPEVQTQPAVVCKEPHRVQKQDAGLLRQWHTAMTNVLTDAHQARSYSTMSTFGLDHALAASLASSVTHDSMESKKALNTGPEVKMLEEKDPHLVSEIEDEGEQHESMSKKKDEPHVASIPKSVPELVLVVDQFNTSFGELKGNS, from the exons ATGGTGGGACATCCTCTGGATACCATCAAGGTACACATACAGACGCAAGACTTCCGAAATCCGAAATATACCGGAACATGGAATTGCTTTCGTACTATCGTGGCTCGAGACTCG GTGGCGGGTCTTTACCGTGGAATGTCATCTCCGATGGTCGGCGTAGCGTTCGTGAATGCGATAGTTTTCGGGGTTTATGGAAATACCCAGCGACAGTTGTCTGAGCCGGAGTCACTGTACTCGCACTTTATAGCGGGTGCAATGGCTGGGATCGCTCAAAGTCCAGTGTGCAGTTCGATGGAATTGGCCAAGACTCGTTTGCAGCTCCAAACCGGCAACGGACCCCAATTTTCCGGGCCTGTTCACTGCTTGAGACACATATATCGCAACGAAGGTTTCCGTGGAATATTCAAGGGCTTGGGCGTGACGTTCCTCAGGGAGGCTCCTGGCTACGGCATATACTTCTTTACCTACGAAGCGTTGACCAGATCTAGCTCACCTGCCCCAATATCAACCTTCAATATGCTGATGGCCGGTGGACTGGCCGGCACAGCTTCCTGGATAGTCACTTATCCCGTCGATGTAATAAAGTCTCGGTTGCAGGCTGAGGTAACCGGTAGATACTCCGGGGCGTTGGATTGTCTTCGTCAATCGGTCAGTGCCGAAGGTTACGCTTGTTTGTTCAAAGGCTTGAACTCCACCATAATAAGGGCCTTTCCAACCAACGCGGCGACCTTCACAGTCGTCACATGGGCCTTTCGACTTCTAGGCAACGCACCCGCCGAGGCACCAGAGGTTCAGACCCAGCCTGCAGTCGTCTGCAAAGAACCTCATCGAGTCCAAAAGCAGGACGCTGGCTTGCTCAGGCAATGGCACACGGCCATGACGAACGTTTTAACGGATGCACATCAAGCCAGGTCCTACTCGACCATGTCCACCTTTGGACTTGACCATGCACTAGCCGCTTCGTTGGCTTCGTCGGTCACACACGACTCCATGGAATCCAAAAAAGCACTCAACACGGGGCCAGAGGTAAAAATGTTGGAAGAGAAGGATCCCCATCTCGTGTCTGAAATCGAAGACGAAGGTGAACAGCACGAATCGATGTCTAAGAAGAAGGATGAACCTCATGTAGCGTCGATTCCCAAAAGTGTCCCCGAGCTCGTGCTCGTCGTCGATCAGTTTAACACGTCCTTTGGCGAACTTAAGGGGAATTCTTGA
- the LOC124300399 gene encoding mitochondrial basic amino acids transporter isoform X1, whose amino-acid sequence MAFDFAAGCLGGCAGVMVGHPLDTIKVHIQTQDFRNPKYTGTWNCFRTIVARDSVAGLYRGMSSPMVGVAFVNAIVFGVYGNTQRQLSEPESLYSHFIAGAMAGIAQSPVCSSMELAKTRLQLQTGNGPQFSGPVHCLRHIYRNEGFRGIFKGLGVTFLREAPGYGIYFFTYEALTRSSSPAPISTFNMLMAGGLAGTASWIVTYPVDVIKSRLQAEVTGRYSGALDCLRQSVSAEGYACLFKGLNSTIIRAFPTNAATFTVVTWAFRLLGNAPAEAPEVQTQPAVVCKEPHRVQKQDAGLLRQWHTAMTNVLTDAHQARSYSTMSTFGLDHALAASLASSVTHDSMESKKALNTGPEVKMLEEKDPHLVSEIEDEGEQHESMSKKKDEPHVASIPKSVPELVLVVDQFNTSFGELKGNS is encoded by the exons ATGGCTTTCGATTTTGCAGCTGGCTGCCTGGGAG GGTGCGCCGGTGTTATGGTGGGACATCCTCTGGATACCATCAAGGTACACATACAGACGCAAGACTTCCGAAATCCGAAATATACCGGAACATGGAATTGCTTTCGTACTATCGTGGCTCGAGACTCG GTGGCGGGTCTTTACCGTGGAATGTCATCTCCGATGGTCGGCGTAGCGTTCGTGAATGCGATAGTTTTCGGGGTTTATGGAAATACCCAGCGACAGTTGTCTGAGCCGGAGTCACTGTACTCGCACTTTATAGCGGGTGCAATGGCTGGGATCGCTCAAAGTCCAGTGTGCAGTTCGATGGAATTGGCCAAGACTCGTTTGCAGCTCCAAACCGGCAACGGACCCCAATTTTCCGGGCCTGTTCACTGCTTGAGACACATATATCGCAACGAAGGTTTCCGTGGAATATTCAAGGGCTTGGGCGTGACGTTCCTCAGGGAGGCTCCTGGCTACGGCATATACTTCTTTACCTACGAAGCGTTGACCAGATCTAGCTCACCTGCCCCAATATCAACCTTCAATATGCTGATGGCCGGTGGACTGGCCGGCACAGCTTCCTGGATAGTCACTTATCCCGTCGATGTAATAAAGTCTCGGTTGCAGGCTGAGGTAACCGGTAGATACTCCGGGGCGTTGGATTGTCTTCGTCAATCGGTCAGTGCCGAAGGTTACGCTTGTTTGTTCAAAGGCTTGAACTCCACCATAATAAGGGCCTTTCCAACCAACGCGGCGACCTTCACAGTCGTCACATGGGCCTTTCGACTTCTAGGCAACGCACCCGCCGAGGCACCAGAGGTTCAGACCCAGCCTGCAGTCGTCTGCAAAGAACCTCATCGAGTCCAAAAGCAGGACGCTGGCTTGCTCAGGCAATGGCACACGGCCATGACGAACGTTTTAACGGATGCACATCAAGCCAGGTCCTACTCGACCATGTCCACCTTTGGACTTGACCATGCACTAGCCGCTTCGTTGGCTTCGTCGGTCACACACGACTCCATGGAATCCAAAAAAGCACTCAACACGGGGCCAGAGGTAAAAATGTTGGAAGAGAAGGATCCCCATCTCGTGTCTGAAATCGAAGACGAAGGTGAACAGCACGAATCGATGTCTAAGAAGAAGGATGAACCTCATGTAGCGTCGATTCCCAAAAGTGTCCCCGAGCTCGTGCTCGTCGTCGATCAGTTTAACACGTCCTTTGGCGAACTTAAGGGGAATTCTTGA